The DNA segment AGGTGAATGACCAATATCTCAAAATTGCAAAAGTAAAAGGCGAACTGGTCTGGCATGCCCATGACGAGGAAGACGAGCTGTTCCATATCGTCAAGGGGAGCCTGATCATCGAGTTCGAAGACCACAAGGTCGAACTGAGCGAAGGCGAATTCCTGACCATCCCCAAAGGGGTCATGCATAACCCGATTGCCAAGGAAGAGTGTTGGGTCCTGCTGATCGAAAGCAAATCGACCAAACACACCGGCAATGTTGTTACTGAAAAAACCAAAACCCTATCGCAGCAGCTGTAACGTCCACGAAGTTGCTGCGACACAGTGCCTGTGGCGGGCGAATTACGTCCTCTGCAGGCCTTTGCCAAAGCCGACTTCGCGTTGGCGTTCCAGTTCGGTCATCCAGCGTTCAAACATCGCATCACGCTCAAGCTGAATGGCGTAGTGGCGATGAAGGGCCGCAGTCAGGCGCCCCTCGCGCCCGAGAAGTTCATCGGCAAAGGCGATCATGACCGAGTTCGGCCAGGCAATCGGGCGCATTTCGCGGATGGTGGTGAAGATGCTGTCTTCATCGCGGTCCGGTTCGCACTGTGCCATCAGGGTGATCATGGCGGCGGTCGAACGCGACACGCCCATGTGACAATGCACCAGCAAATGGCC comes from the Thalassospira sp. ER-Se-21-Dark genome and includes:
- a CDS encoding cupin domain-containing protein — encoded protein: MSTLVARNLMQSFDQITDYWSPKIIGEVNDQYLKIAKVKGELVWHAHDEEDELFHIVKGSLIIEFEDHKVELSEGEFLTIPKGVMHNPIAKEECWVLLIESKSTKHTGNVVTEKTKTLSQQL
- a CDS encoding dual specificity protein phosphatase family protein, coding for MKPIAISRLTICGIDELPTHRSHGVTHVLSVLDPEREDPTIFANFDPHERTILRFHDVIEDKEGRPAPTKADVEAILAYGETLIGSRADRRDGHLLVHCHMGVSRSTAAMITLMAQCEPDRDEDSIFTTIREMRPIAWPNSVMIAFADELLGREGRLTAALHRHYAIQLERDAMFERWMTELERQREVGFGKGLQRT